TTCTATTACTCACTGAAATTGATGTGTAAAGAATCAATTTGAATATTGTGTACCAAATGAAGACAACCATAgtagaaagcattttttttttatttcacgtAAACCATGATTTCATATTTAAAATAGCCAATTACCCAACCACACtaacctagaaaaaaaaaatcccataaaaCTGCTTTTTCACATGATACAAGTGACTCCTTGCAACAAAGCTGAAGGttaaaatggttttaaaaaaaattcttgatttCATGATAAAGATAAAAACAATTCGGTACAAAAAGCAGAAAGTTCCATGTGCCTCCAAATGCACAGCACCTTAATGTAGTCACTTAGGACTGGCAGGTGACAAGAGTGGCCTTCACAGTTAACATTTCACTCCTGAATGATCCAGGACCCAACAGTGTACAAACAAGTCAATTCACATTTTACAATTTTGATTGTTAAAACAAGAGTGCCCATGACTAATAAAAGTTAAGGCcattaacttgggctttttgtaaGTTGTACACTGACAAAATGCAAGAGGTCATGCTTCCAAAAGGCTCAGACTGGATGACTGGTTTTACATTATAGCACAGCGATTTTGGTCTGCTCCCTGGAAGAGAAGAAAAGATTTCATTGAGCCCTTTTACCAATATCtttacacatatacattattttttcccATGCTCACTACAGAAGAACctatagtgttttaaacatttaaCCACTGTGCtaacagaacaaaaaaacaaaaaaaaaccacaaggaCAAAAACCCAACAGATCGACTTTGTACTGGTTTAGGCATCTTAAATGCCACAAGACCATAACCATTTAGGAAAAGTGAAATAGTTGAGCAATAAATGTAAAGGATAATCAAGACTTTCTGAAAAAGATCTGGGTAGAATAAATGCTTTCATGTTTATTTTAAACACTAGGTCATTTGTGACATGATTTTTTTGAAGTTAACAGTCAGACTTCACTTCTTAGATGTCAAATATAGGAAGCCAGTTTTCATCTCGATACGAGGAACCCAAATTCCAACAAATATGGAAACTAAACCTATTGCAGTCTTGACATACCAGGGTGAATGGCATATGTATGCAAGGCATGATTCACAGTTAAATATAGATAGGATGTAGCAATCTTACCCGTCGACTGTGTATTTCCTCCTCGCCCTCCACCAATACCTCTTCagcctcctcatcaacttcctcagGTATGGTGGTTGTGAAAACAGTAGTTCGCTGTGCTACTTCCTAGATTACAAAATGAATTTCAATCAGCTGAAGATAAAAACCTAAATTACATACAACATACTAAGCAATTATCATGAATCAGTCAGAAAGGTATCCCATGTTGTCCTCAATTGTGTGCACTTTCAACCATCAGGAAAGATGTTTGCATCATTACCTACACACCAGCTGCAATTGGTTGTTACAGCACAAAGCTGCTAGTGTATCAGAGTGCAGGATAGCCACTCAGTGTATATTGGTTAGTTACAATTTATTTGGATGTTCTATAATCTGCATTGTGGTATGGATAATTACAAACAGGACAGAATCTTTGGGAGCAGAGCCTGAATTTTGCAAACAGGATTTTGTTACAGTAGAACGTACAGAGTATGGTTTATACATGGCAACTTATAGCATGTAGAACCCAGTGTACAGTCTGagtaaataaaaaattagattGCCAAAATTATGAATCCCTCATCCCTACATAGTGCATCAACTACACTGATCCTACTTCTGGACCAAAACAGAGAAGGCTGCATTCAAGAGTCAGTCAAACAAGTTCATTCCAGCACAGGATGAGCTCAGATTAGGTTACTTCCAGGAGTAACCAAACAGTTTAACAAACGGAATTTTAATATATGTGTCGATGCATATTCCTCTACCTAGAATGACATGCAGTTGGCTATTTTAGTTTGTAGAATGTCATACAAGCCAGCTTTTCTTCTTTAGCAATAGGGGTAGATAAAACCAAAACCATGCAAGCCCACATTGAGGAAGCCTAGACATTTAAGGTGCAGTAGAATCTGACTGTgtcatttaaaatataagtgGTAGACAGACGTACCTCTCCCTGAGAATTTCTCAGCAcaaccttcacatcttcaccggTGCCCCAAGATGACTGGTTTTTCCAGATGAGATCGGTTGGAGGACTTGAGGGAACTCCAGCATTTGAAGCCCAAATCTAGGTGGATTGAATAGATTTTTGTGGGTAAGAACAGTGTTAGTCTGAAGTGTATAACAAAACCCCAACAACTTTGCCTGCACAGAATTAAAGTTTCAGACAATTAGGAAATAGTATAGGCACTTACTGTAACAGTCTGGCCAGCTTTGAGTGTGTATCTTGAGGTAAACTTGTAATTCACTGATGTGTCTTTAATTGTTCTAGTGATCTCCCAGCCTCCTAATGGTTGATCCTAGAAATTTAGATAGTTGTGAAACTGAAACTATGCATTGGATCTGCTTTAGCAGACACATGTAGAAATAAAGTCAACTTACTTTTTCAGAGCCGTTCTTTAATCTGATAAATTTGCCATCCACATCCAACTCTTCAAAGCACACATTCCCTGTTGCAGAGGCAGAGTGAGCAATACTGACACTACTGCTGGCTTCAGATTCCTCCACATCAACCCTCTTCCTTTTTCCTCTGGTGGTTCGCACACTGTGACTTGAAGAGGCCCGAGATACAGTCACACGAGATGAAGGGCTTGGAGAGAGTTTCAGCCTGAAATGTATTTGGAGGAGAGTTCAAGTTATGTACAAAGGCTGAAATAGAGATAAGCACATACAGTATCTTGGACACAGCAAGCAGTCAGACACCATGTCAGGTTTGACCATGTATTCTATTACTTACCTTTCCTCTTCACCTTCCAGTAACTTCCTGTATGCACTGATCTCCATGTCCAGAGCCAGTTTAACATCTAGAAGCTGTTCATAGTCCAAAAGTTGTTGTTGCATCTGATCTCTTATGTCAGCCATCTCACGCTCCCTGTCTGCCAGCATTCGACGGCAGGAATCCCTTTCCTTAGCCAGCATTTCCTCCAGTTCCTGCATCCGATCATACCATGCCCTAGACTATAGAAATAGGCATTGTGAAAAAGACCCTTGAGCAGAATTATGGGTGCCTCAACTAGAGCATGAAGGGACATCTTAATATTTACCTCTTTCTGCAAGTCTGAAAGCTGGGTACTGAGGCTGCTAATACGCAGGTGACTTTCCATGAGTTCCTCCCGAGTACTGTTTACTGTAGAGCTGTTCATCTCTGAGGACAGTCTGGCATTCTCCAACTAAAGGGAGAAAGACAATCTCACATCAAAATGAGGAAGCACACCCTATACGGACATCAGTGCTGGCGTCACAACCACACAGGAATTGAGTGTTTCTAAAGGAAATCATTACGATACCTTTTGTATGCAGCTGATTGGGAAACTGTTCTAGTGACAAGCCATACAGAAATCAAAAAGGTAATAGAAAATCAGTTCCCATAAAACTGAAAAATTATTCCACAAgactttacatttgttttaaatagtCACATTTTATAACTTTGTAGATTCTTCCAGACTCATTCATTTCACTCTACACTGCAATAGTGGAGCGCAGAGCAGCCTAGAAGGGGATGTGTGAACTCTTAAGTATGTTTGACAATTGCTTAAGCATACAAATTGCCAGAACAAAGTATTCTTAGTATATCACCTTAATTGTAGTAAAGCAGGAATAATTATGCCAATGCCTTGTACCAACATCAGCTGTGGTGCCATGCCTGTAGCACATTTAGCAGCTCTCCACAGCAATCAATTGCCATGAAGCCAATTGCTGTGTTTTGGGTTACTTATTTCTTAAGAATGCCATAAGATTTGTTCGTTTTTACAATAGTGGTTTAAACAGTGTTCTCTACATTCATTGCACAACATTTAAAAGCCACCAACCCAATATATAAAAGCccagcggcgtgtgttagtgtatgtgtggaaaaaactaccaggtgacagagtgctcaaactgcagcaccacctgctgggcggagttatatactacactgacctactaaattcttagcattatctaatatataaaagcctagcagcgtgtgtggcaagatgacaagaacctttttaacaccttaagtagcttgatttgactagaatgcatgagtatcatggaCGGGTTAATGTGTGAGTTAATATAAAGACAACTTTCACTAGCAAGGGGAGAAAGAATCATTTCACTCTACTATAGATTGTGTATTACTACATGCCATACCTTAGCTTGGTAAGTCTGCTCAACTTCTTCTTTATAGAACTTAATTTGCTCATCCTGCTGGGCTCTTATGTCAGCAAGGGCCTGAGCAAGTTTGTGTTCGTAATCAATAACACGACCAGAATCCACTTCTACCAAGCGGGTCTCATGGCGTCTTCTAGTCTCCTTGATTtcctgcacaaaaaaaaaataaataaaaaagtcaaACCAGCAATTTAGTAGTTGATAAGTGACCATGAAGACACACATGCAAGTTAGTTTCAAGGGATGAGCCACCAGCATGTGATATTAGACATGTGACCATATCCAACATCTTCTTGCACCAACAGACTACAGAACATTGTGGCATTGAGGGTGACACAACTTAACCAGGCAAGACACAGACCTAGCCCTATTGGCTCCCTGTAAGAAACTAGTAACCCACACATACATTAATAATGCTGTAACTCAACAAAATACAAACCTCTAAATGCCAGTTTGCTAAACAATTGCAATGGTGTTCTAGACTGTTACATCTAAATCCATCCCAACACccactacaaactggtttcaaaGCTCCTGATTGTCCTGTTAACCCATTGTCAAACATCACTGAATCAGTTTGAAAAGGCAAATTTAAATATAGCAATCCCTTCAATATTCATTATATTTCTGCTTATGTTTTAGTGAATATCAACTACTGTTTGCATCATTTGCACGATCTTATGATTTTCTTAATAAAGCTTTAGGCAAAATACAACTTCTTAAATGCCAAATTTTATGTTGTAATGTTTGTAATATTGCTCCTTCATTGTCATcatctacttatatagcgccactgattctgcagcgctgtacagagaactcatttacatcagtccctaccccattggagcttacagtccccATGTAAGGTGGTAAAGGACCCTTAACAGAACCATTTACAGCTATAACACCTGCTCAGATATGGTGGTTTGACATGGCTATACTGGTGACCCATTGAAAGTTGCAATTCacacattacaaaaaaaacaaaacaaaacacatgtacAAGAGCTTAATAACTGTTATTGACCAAGTAATTTGTCATCATTACTAATAAGTTCTACATTCACCACTACAACAGAACCCTCATGAGGATTCAGCAAGTGTTGATGGCATGTACATGACAACAGAGTAAAGGTTTTGATAGCAGAAAATCCTTTCATCTGATTATGGGATAGCTGAACACATGTTTAAAATCATTGTCAGActtactcatgaatcatgaagctacGATTGTGACCATTACTGACATTTTAATGCAAACTTGTTTTGGACAGGGACAGCAACTCCAGTATTACCTCTTCATAGATATTTTTACGAAATTCAAGCTCCTCAGTCAGAGATTGACAACGATTTTCTAAATCCACTTTCTGTAGAGTTTCTTCGCCAAGCTGTGTCTTAAACTTTGCCAAAGCAGATTCAAGCTGAAAAACGCCAAGACACAATAAATCTTAAGACTTTTGCTAGGATTATGAATCCAAGAACAATTTCATGAGATACGAACACACTGGTTTAACAGGCTACGATAGGTCACTTTCTATCGAGTTTAGGACCATTAAGTTATGCTTGTAATTACTGGCAAAGTGAGCAATACTATACTTGTTTTCTGACCAGTACAAGATGCCTGGACATTCAGCAATAATGGCAAATcacgaaaaaaaaaatattcggcAAATACTAAATACATAGACAAAGTCATACAAATTCCCTTAACATTGCAAAGAGGGAGAGTGCAGAAAGGACTATACAAGAGACACCCACCTGTCCAATCTCAGATCGGAGGCTTTCAACTTCCAGCTCAAGGGATTTCTTTTCACTCTGTGCAGTGACCAGTGCAGCATCTTTGGAGTGGAGAAGAGCTTCGTTGTCTCGGAACTTGGCTTGAAGGGAATTAAAATCAGCTTCTTTCTTCGAGAAACTGCCAAAAGGAGGCGATACAAAAGGACATTAGTAGACAGTCAAGGCAACAACAATGCATGCAAGTGTAGAGTACAACCTATTAAACTTGTTATGTGCACACAAACATGACACTGGGGGTATTAAAACGGATTACCCACCAAACAATTGGCACCTTgtgatatatttagtataaaaaatatttagtataaTTCATGTACTTAAAACCAGCTTCATACTCTTCAAAGCTGTTAACTCCTATGTACAAAATCAGCACCTAGGGGGCATGCAACTCTAAAAACATTCTGTAGACCAAGTATGGCTGCTCGGCCACATCTTCCAGAATTCACATCTCCATCCTCTGCTTATGGAGCACGCCCAGTTTATAAAAGCAAATTGCTACTGGAAGAGGGAACCAAATCACTACACTGATTCTATCTATAGAAGGACTGGGGCCCACAACCATGTATCAAAGGtgcacaccccccctccccccccccacaaaaaaaataaaaaaaataaacaaaagaccCCATTGAGCTACTTGAATATTAGTGACAGTCACCAAAGTGAGCACATTGCTACTAAATGAATACATTGCAATTAACTGCACAGCAAAATCCATTCACATATATCAAAGCACACTCTGGAAGTGTGTCAGCATGGTTTCCACTCATTGTCTGGGATCGAAAAGCTTCTACACAATATGATAAAGTGTAGGTTTATCTTTTTATTTCTATGAGCTAAAAGCAAACTACAGCTTTAATAAGAGGTTGTGGTTTTAATTGATAAATAGGTAAAGTTCAGCTGGTCATAGATGTATTAATCAGATTTTCCATGAGTCCACAGACAATCCAAATGTATATCCAATTGGATCAAAATCTTCCATCTACAGCAGCTGTAATGGTGAATCAAGTAATTGAATACATAAATAGCGGATAAATGCAAACCTAGCATTACCAGTGTACAAGTCGCTAGATGCACTGCATCTTAATATGGGTTACAGTTTTGGGCACCTGTGTTTAGTGGGGGCAATCTACAGCTCCTACAGTGtgctttaagctgggtacacactacagaaatttcggccaactttttatgccgagcgatcggtccatggactgcatacacactagccttgtttaggacgataaagggaagagctgacgtccctttagcgactttttacagtcatgttgttgtgagcaatgactaatttcatactcactgttgtggatcggtcggaagtttacacacacacactacacagcggaaacaagattggaacgaaaatattaaacggtacgaccaaccaaatgaggcgatcgtccatttgggcagactttcgaccatagtGTCACTTtgcacactgacccgacttttgaacgagcggtcgtatgtttgAGCcgattggacgaaaacagtgtagtgtgtacccagctttacagagaataccaaatcattcatatcagtccctgtccccagTGGAGATTACAATTTATAATGTTTACCACTAGAGTTTATTATGTCAGAAGACCATTTACCTGCCAGTATGCCTGAAATATGGGAATTTACAAACGCCACACACACAGGATCCTGGTCAGAATCTAACTCCTAATCCCAGTGTAGTGGGGCAGCAATGTTAAACCTCGTTGAGTCAATTATAGAGGTTAGATATAGGGGTTATTTAATGGGGATCGGGGAGGGAAAGTTCAGAGGGGTATCCACACACATTCTAGGTCAAATCAAAGATTTGTCCAACAAACATTTGATACCAAGGACCATGAAGATGACAATGTGTAATCAATTACAAGTAAAAGGAATATTGTTTCATCATGAGCATAAGGAAATTCTTTACATAAGCAAATATTAATTTTTAAGTTACAGGATGCTTAAATTACAAGAAACCATTAGtgtagcttaaaaaaaaaaaaaaaaaaagattcatagAAAGGTATCCCATCACCACTACTTGGGCCAGGAAGGACAAACCTCCAACAGTCACAATAGATTTTGTTTTTTACTCCTCTGGATCAGTGGAATTACAATGTATGAAATGTTGAACTCTGACAGACATGACCTTACCAAAGTATGAATAGagagatagatacacacacacatatatacatatttattatattcttaagactatttgggggaattcaattcaccacattactgccaaaagtaacacTGCCTGCGCTCTATTACAGTAAATTTTAACCCTGATCTTTGCTTGCAGCCCTTGGGACTATGTGCAAAGAATCCAGGTTAAAATTGTATTAACGGTACTATAAGCactgcgttattcctagaataacgtggacgaattgaatctgcccctttgggggaaattcaattccccctttGAGTGCTAAATGTGTGAATGCAAAGAATGCCTCTGCTTCAAGTGTATATCGATTGTACAAACATGTGATGAGCTTTAAAGTTTGCCATCGAAAACTGAAAGTTCAGTTTTTGGTGGAATATGCTAATCTCAAAACACTCAAGGTTAGTTAGCTGGGGACAGACATTGCAGGATATCCACTGCTCATTCAGCTCTGTCTTCAGACAGGCAGCATATTATCAACCAAAGCACTGCCAGCATGAAGGACAGTGCAGAGCATTTGCAGGTACAGCGAATATATCGGTAGACCACAAGTTTGAGACAGTTTTGCACTTTCAATCCCCAGTTGAGTGGAATTGCATTTTTATGagcaaaatgaacaaaaaaaaaaccacacaagaCCTGAAGTTATGAGCAAGCAATATAAAATCTGTGATTCAGTATTTATTTTCTAAACCAGAGTGCATTTTCAGGTCTCCTGGATGACAGTACCGGGACTCTCCAGTTTAGAACCAAACAGCAGCTGATATGCCAGCCTGTTAGTGGTGACTGGCAAGAGGGAGATCTAATATAGTCATCTATTGCAGAAATAGCATGGGCTTCATGAAATATGATAAAATGGCAGCATGAACTGCCTTCCAATGGGGAAATCCCAAATGACCCAACAAGGTGATATCACTAGTTTTCCTCATGTTCAATATGGTATTAAATGAAAGAGTGAACCAAAAATGAAATCAAATGTGACTATTCCAGATGCCAACATATATGCAGCACCACTTTAAAGTGATAAAAGTCAACATGACATTAACATGGGACTGCTTTAAATAAAACTACAGTACAGGGATTTGCTGCCATTTCCACAATACTTAGGAATTCATTTTTAAACACCTACCTAAACTTGCATAAGCAAATCTGAGGCCATGCATAGCTTCCAGTTTTATAGCAAGTGTAGTTCAGCTGTGA
The Mixophyes fleayi isolate aMixFle1 chromosome 1, aMixFle1.hap1, whole genome shotgun sequence DNA segment above includes these coding regions:
- the LMNB1 gene encoding lamin-B1, whose product is MATSTPTTTRQSSRRSSMSTPLSPTRISRLQEKEALQHLNDRLAVYIDKVRSLENENSVLQLQVTEREEVRSSEVSGLKDLYETELADARQILDDTARERAKLQIELSKVRGDYDNLQLSFSKKEADFNSLQAKFRDNEALLHSKDAALVTAQSEKKSLELEVESLRSEIGQLESALAKFKTQLGEETLQKVDLENRCQSLTEELEFRKNIYEEEIKETRRRHETRLVEVDSGRVIDYEHKLAQALADIRAQQDEQIKFYKEEVEQTYQAKLENARLSSEMNSSTVNSTREELMESHLRISSLSTQLSDLQKESRAWYDRMQELEEMLAKERDSCRRMLADREREMADIRDQMQQQLLDYEQLLDVKLALDMEISAYRKLLEGEEERLKLSPSPSSRVTVSRASSSHSVRTTRGKRKRVDVEESEASSSVSIAHSASATGNVCFEELDVDGKFIRLKNGSEKDQPLGGWEITRTIKDTSVNYKFTSRYTLKAGQTVTIWASNAGVPSSPPTDLIWKNQSSWGTGEDVKVVLRNSQGEEVAQRTTVFTTTIPEEVDEEAEEVLVEGEEEIHSRRGADQNRCAIM